A single Anopheles arabiensis isolate DONGOLA chromosome 2, AaraD3, whole genome shotgun sequence DNA region contains:
- the LOC120898476 gene encoding histone deacetylase 3: MATKKVSYFFNPDVGNFHYGPGHPMKPHRLSVIHHLVMNYGLHKKMQIYRPYKASAHDMCRFHSDEYIEFLQRVTPQNIQGYTKCLSVFNVGDDCPVFDGLFEFCAMYTGASLEGAQKLNHNHSDICINWSGGLHHAKKFEASGFCYVNDIVIGILELLKYHPRVLYIDIDVHHGDGVQEAFYLTDRVMTVSFHKYGNYFFPGTGDMYEIGAESGRYYSVNVPLKEGIDDQSYVQVFKPVISAVMEFYQPTAIVLQCGADSLAGDRLGCFSLSTKGHGECVKFVKDLNVPTLVVGGGGYTLRNVARCWTYETSLLIDETISNELPMNDYLEFFAPDFTLHPDIPSRQDNANSKQYLEAITRHVYDNLKMCQHAPSVQMFDIPEDALPEELKTVKTEEPNPDVRMTQDDEDRLVEPKNEFFDGDNDNDKSENEP, from the exons ATGGCAACAAAGAAAGTGTCGTACTTCTTCAACCCGGACGTGGGGAACTTTCACTACGGTCCCGGCCACCCGATGAAACCTCATCGACTTTCGGTCATCCATCATTTAGTGATGAACTACGGTCTTCACAAAAAGATGCAAATTTACCGGCCGTACAA aGCGAGTGCGCACGACATGTGCCGGTTTCATAGTGACGAGTACATTGAGTTCCTGCAGCGAGTCACACCGCAAAACATTCAGGGGTACACCAAGTGTCTTTCCGTGTTCAACGTTGGCGACGATTGTCCAGTGTTTGATGGGTTGTTCGAGTTCTGCGCCATGTACACTGGCGCTTCGCTGGAAGGTGCACAGAAGCTAAACCACAACCATAGCGACATTTGCATCAACTGGTCTGGCGGTTTGCACCACGCCAAGAAGTTTGAGGCGTCTGGATTCTGCTATGTCAACGACATAGTGATAGGCATACTGGAGCTCCTGAAGTACCATCCGCGTGTCCTCTACATTGACATTGACGTTCATCATGGCGATGGGGTACAGGAAGCGTTCTATCTGACCGATCGCGTGATGACGGTATCGTTCCATAAGTACGGCAACTACTTCTTCCCCGGGACGGGCGATATGTACGAAATTGGTGCCGAATCGGGGCGGTACTATTCGGTGAACGTGCCGCTAAAGGAAGGTATCGACGATCAGAGCTACGTGCAGGTGTTCAAACCGGTCATTTCAGCTGTGATGGAGTTCTACCAGCCGACTGCGATCGTACTGCAGTGCGGCGCAGattcgctcgctggcgaccGGCTGGGATGCTTTTCGCTCAGTACGAAAGGGCACGGCGAGTGCGTCAAGTTCGTTAAGGACCTGAACGTGCCGACACTGGTGGTCGGAGGCGGTGGGTACACGTTGCGCAATGTGGCACGCTGCTGGACGTACGAAACTTCGCTGCTTATCGACGAAACCATCTCGAACGAGCTGCCGATGAACGATTACCTTGAGTTTTTTGCTCCCGATTTTACGCTCCATCCGGACATTCCCAGCAGACAAGATAATGCGAACAGCAAACAGTACCTGGAAGCGATTACGCGACACGTTTACGACAACTTGAAGATGTGTCAACATGCACCCAGTGTACAGATGTTCGACATACCTGAGGACGCACTTCCGGAGGAGCTGAAAACGGTCAAGACGGAGGAACCGAATCCGGATGTGCGTATGACGCAGGACGATGAAGATCGACTGGTGGAGCCGAAAAATGAGTTCTTCGATGGTGATAACGACAACGACAAGAGTGAAAACGAACCGTAG